TTTTTAACTCCATGGAAGCCCAAGTTCTCGGCCTCCACCTGCTCCCCGAGAACCTCGCTCTCTTCTTGTGCTTCTTCAATCAATGCCTCAGACGTGTTCAGAGATCCTGACAGCAGACCCCTCTTCTCACGGTTTTGCTGGATCTTTACGGTGGGCCTTGAAAACAAAATTCTTCCCTCACCAGAACTGGAAGAGTCTTGATTGTATGATCGTTTGTTGCCTTCCTTGGGGACCTCTTTAGCTTCCTTCTGTTGCTTTAGCTCCGTTAGAAAGTTGAGAGCTGTACTGCGGTTTGTACGATCACTTGTGTCCGGAACGTTCTCCAGGCTGTATTTAGTCCAGCGCTCGGGGTGCGCTAGGTAATCAGGTGCGCGTCCGGTAGGTCCTGAGGGTTTTGCACTGGAAGAACTTTTGCTGCATGGCTTGGTAGTAGCTGCTTCAATACCAGGACTGACTTGCTCAGCCGAGGCAGCATCAGGTGTTTTCTCTTTGTCGTCATCATCAGGTGAAGAATCTTCTGCCTCCCGTTTTCTATTTGGATGGGCAAGAGGTGAACTTTTCTGTAAATCCAGTAGACCTCCAAAGATGTCATGACTGCGCTGGGAGAAGCTTGCGTTGGCTCctttcaggatgaatggaagcATTGAAGGTTTTCGCTCTCCTTCCTGTCTAGAGTCTTCTTCATCATCCTCTTCTTCTCCGGGACTTAGAGACGTCACCTCTGCTTCATCCGACAAGGCAGGGTCGGAATCACTAAGCGAGATTGTGTCAGGGTCATTGTGGGACTCATAAGCCATAGCAC
The Eleutherodactylus coqui strain aEleCoq1 chromosome 11, aEleCoq1.hap1, whole genome shotgun sequence genome window above contains:
- the TSSC4 gene encoding U5 small nuclear ribonucleoprotein TSSC4, whose amino-acid sequence is MSESEEKDSPPKPFSAMAYESHNDPDTISLSDSDPALSDEAEVTSLSPGEEEDDEEDSRQEGERKPSMLPFILKGANASFSQRSHDIFGGLLDLQKSSPLAHPNRKREAEDSSPDDDDKEKTPDAASAEQVSPGIEAATTKPCSKSSSSAKPSGPTGRAPDYLAHPERWTKYSLENVPDTSDRTNRSTALNFLTELKQQKEAKEVPKEGNKRSYNQDSSSSGEGRILFSRPTVKIQQNREKRGLLSGSLNTSEALIEEAQEESEVLGEQVEAENLGFHGVKKRARKNIRPKRVYEDEGDAS